From the genome of Haloarcula limicola, one region includes:
- a CDS encoding acetamidase/formamidase family protein, whose translation MSQQVTQELEVDEYTLGLVGPEQEWAGTVADGGTVRTHTPPACWGPMITPEFRGGHEVTKPIRVDGAAVGDAIAIRIRDIEVTSVATSTGSMAEREGAFGDDPFVDHKCPECGAKWPESVVEGTGEEAIRCAECGANASSFAFEYGITAVFDHDGEVGLTVDSEAAHGLAERADEAMALPENSRQHPILLYEPSEMPGTLGHLRPFLGNIGTTPPIELPDSHNAGDFGQFLIGADHDWGLDSEDELADRTDGHMDINAVREGAILLCPVKVDGGGIYVGDMHANQGDGELALHTTDVSGRAEFEVEVIEGLDIDGPVLLPNEEDLPHIAQPYTDEDVAAGEALGEEYGVDVETEMGPIQVVGSGATVNDATENAFDRAGALLDMSEGEVRTRCTFTGGVEIGRLPGVVQLTMLAPMDRLEARGLDHLVREQYDL comes from the coding sequence ATGTCACAGCAAGTCACGCAAGAGCTCGAAGTCGACGAGTACACGCTCGGACTGGTCGGCCCGGAGCAGGAGTGGGCCGGGACGGTCGCCGACGGCGGAACGGTCAGAACGCACACGCCGCCTGCCTGCTGGGGGCCGATGATAACCCCGGAGTTCCGGGGCGGCCACGAGGTGACGAAACCCATCCGCGTCGACGGCGCGGCGGTCGGCGACGCCATCGCCATCCGCATCCGCGACATCGAGGTGACGAGCGTCGCCACCAGCACCGGGTCGATGGCGGAACGCGAGGGCGCGTTCGGCGACGACCCGTTCGTCGATCACAAGTGTCCAGAGTGCGGTGCCAAGTGGCCCGAGAGCGTCGTCGAGGGGACCGGCGAGGAGGCGATCCGCTGCGCGGAGTGCGGTGCCAACGCCTCCTCGTTCGCCTTCGAGTACGGCATCACCGCGGTGTTCGACCACGACGGCGAAGTCGGGCTGACGGTCGACAGCGAGGCCGCACACGGCCTCGCCGAGCGAGCGGACGAGGCGATGGCGCTCCCGGAGAACTCCCGCCAGCACCCCATCCTGCTGTACGAGCCCTCGGAGATGCCCGGGACGCTCGGCCACCTCCGACCGTTCCTCGGCAACATCGGGACGACGCCGCCCATCGAGCTACCGGACTCGCACAACGCCGGGGACTTCGGGCAGTTCCTCATCGGCGCGGACCACGACTGGGGACTCGACAGCGAGGACGAACTCGCCGACCGCACCGACGGCCACATGGACATCAACGCCGTCCGCGAGGGGGCGATACTCCTCTGCCCCGTGAAGGTCGACGGCGGCGGCATCTACGTCGGCGACATGCACGCCAACCAGGGCGACGGCGAACTCGCGCTCCACACCACCGACGTGAGCGGCCGCGCCGAGTTCGAGGTGGAGGTCATCGAGGGACTGGACATCGACGGCCCGGTCCTCCTGCCGAACGAGGAGGACCTGCCTCACATCGCCCAGCCCTACACCGACGAGGACGTCGCGGCCGGAGAAGCCCTGGGCGAGGAGTACGGCGTCGACGTCGAGACGGAGATGGGACCGATACAGGTCGTCGGGTCCGGTGCGACGGTCAACGACGCCACCGAGAACGCCTTCGACCGGGCGGGCGCGCTACTGGACATGTCCGAGGGCGAAGTCCGGACGCGCTGTACGTTCACCGGCGGCGTCGAGATCGGTCGCCTGCCGGGGGTCGTCCAGCTGACGATGCTCGCGCCGATGGACCGCCTCGAAGCGCGGGGGCTTGACCACCTCGTCCGCGAGCAGTACGACCTGTAG
- a CDS encoding NUDIX hydrolase yields the protein MSDDLAWETLAAETAYSCPGFDVVHEDVRLPDGSETDFDFLREGDSVVILPFTGDGDVVVIEEWRQAVHRLNRGLPAGSMEGYDDEPAAAVDRELREETGYEADSVSHLYTAEPANGYADSVFHYFVAEGCEPSAEQDLDFNESIRVETTAFDELVESVRSGDLRDGRSAVGVMYYALFER from the coding sequence ATGTCAGACGACCTCGCCTGGGAGACGCTCGCGGCCGAAACGGCCTACTCCTGTCCGGGTTTCGACGTGGTTCACGAGGACGTTCGCCTCCCCGACGGGAGCGAGACGGACTTCGACTTCCTGCGGGAGGGCGACAGCGTCGTGATACTGCCGTTCACCGGTGACGGCGACGTGGTCGTCATCGAGGAGTGGCGACAGGCCGTCCACCGACTCAACCGCGGCCTCCCGGCGGGGAGCATGGAGGGCTACGACGACGAACCCGCGGCCGCCGTTGACCGGGAGCTCCGCGAGGAGACCGGCTACGAGGCTGATTCGGTATCGCATCTCTACACCGCGGAACCGGCAAACGGCTACGCCGACTCGGTCTTTCACTACTTCGTCGCCGAGGGCTGTGAACCGAGTGCCGAACAGGACCTCGACTTCAACGAGTCCATCCGCGTCGAGACGACGGCGTTCGACGAACTGGTCGAGAGCGTCCGGTCGGGGGACCTCCGCGACGGTCGCTCGGCGGTCGGCGTCATGTACTACGCGCTGTTCGAGCGGTGA
- a CDS encoding VanZ family protein, producing MTVRLPLLPRWLRWSAVALVGGFIFYTSVVVAPPATPIDDVKLTLIPLDKWRHLVAYAALAGTLVYATTDWSLERRWTALTVVAVAVLYGIGIEVGQSFRPDRYLSLGDAYANAVGALLVTPWYLLRRYVTFVDVRSGLR from the coding sequence ATGACTGTTCGGCTGCCACTGCTCCCGCGCTGGTTGCGATGGAGCGCCGTCGCTCTCGTCGGCGGGTTCATCTTCTACACGTCAGTCGTCGTCGCCCCGCCGGCGACCCCGATAGACGACGTCAAACTGACTCTCATTCCGCTCGATAAGTGGCGACACCTCGTCGCGTACGCGGCGCTCGCCGGAACGCTGGTCTACGCGACTACTGACTGGTCGTTGGAGCGACGGTGGACCGCGCTGACCGTCGTCGCCGTCGCCGTTCTGTACGGCATCGGTATCGAGGTCGGTCAGTCGTTTCGCCCCGACCGGTATCTCTCGCTGGGGGACGCCTACGCGAACGCCGTGGGCGCGCTGCTGGTCACCCCCTGGTATCTACTCCGACGATACGTCACCTTCGTCGACGTGCGGTCGGGGCTTCGATAG
- a CDS encoding archaeosine biosynthesis radical SAM protein RaSEA, with amino-acid sequence MSKPSPDVYEQGKGMDAHNSVMREVRSRNDSTYDPREPTRVWIDEDNTPSGVYQSLTIILNTGGCRWARAGGCTMCGYVAESVEGGSVAHEDLMAQIQHCLDHETENADGKSGLIKIYTSGSFLDEREVPAETRRAIADTFADRERIVVESLPDFVEAERVADFVDVGLDTDVAVGLETATDRVRHDSVNKYFDFADFEDACEEAEDAGAGIKAYLLMKPPFLSESEAVEDMKRSVRRCAAVDGCHTVSMNPCNVQRYTMVEELYHDGGYRPPWLWSVAEVLESTADEDVIVVSDPVGHGSDRGPHNCGDCDDRVQRAIKDFDLRQDPSVFEQVDCECEATWDAVLERERSYSLPLAR; translated from the coding sequence ATGAGCAAGCCCAGTCCCGACGTCTACGAGCAGGGCAAGGGCATGGACGCCCACAACTCGGTGATGCGCGAGGTGCGCTCGCGAAACGACTCGACGTACGACCCGCGAGAACCGACCCGCGTCTGGATAGACGAGGACAACACGCCGAGCGGGGTGTACCAGAGCCTGACGATCATCCTGAACACCGGCGGCTGCCGGTGGGCGCGCGCCGGCGGCTGTACGATGTGCGGCTACGTCGCCGAAAGCGTCGAGGGCGGCAGCGTCGCCCACGAGGACCTGATGGCCCAGATTCAGCACTGTCTGGACCACGAGACCGAGAACGCCGACGGGAAGTCGGGTCTCATCAAGATCTACACCTCCGGGAGCTTCCTGGACGAGCGGGAAGTCCCCGCAGAGACGCGGCGGGCCATCGCCGATACGTTCGCCGACCGCGAGCGGATCGTCGTCGAGTCCCTGCCCGATTTCGTCGAGGCGGAGCGCGTCGCCGACTTCGTCGACGTCGGCCTCGACACCGACGTGGCCGTCGGCCTCGAAACCGCGACCGACCGCGTGCGCCACGACAGCGTGAACAAGTACTTCGACTTCGCGGACTTCGAAGACGCGTGCGAAGAGGCCGAAGACGCCGGTGCCGGTATCAAGGCGTATCTCCTGATGAAGCCGCCGTTCCTCTCGGAGTCGGAGGCCGTCGAGGACATGAAACGATCGGTCAGGCGGTGCGCCGCCGTCGACGGCTGTCACACCGTCTCGATGAATCCCTGTAACGTCCAGCGCTACACGATGGTCGAGGAGCTGTACCACGACGGCGGCTACCGGCCGCCGTGGCTCTGGTCGGTCGCCGAGGTGCTCGAATCGACCGCCGACGAGGACGTCATCGTCGTCTCGGACCCCGTCGGTCACGGCAGCGACCGCGGCCCGCACAACTGCGGCGACTGCGACGACCGCGTCCAGCGGGCCATCAAGGACTTCGACCTTCGGCAGGACCCCAGCGTCTTCGAGCAGGTCGACTGCGAGTGCGAGGCGACGTGGGACGCCGTGCTGGAGCGCGAACGGAGTTACTCGCTCCCGCTGGCTCGATAG
- a CDS encoding VanZ family protein, whose translation MARTATRRHLPAIAFATLLLVTSLLPLPSGASGQVPALLGIQPDKWVHALSYGALTGLLAWGRTARKVTVVAALAGVAIAYGAGIELLQGLVPSRGTSWLDFLANAVGAGLAGAAWLWYRR comes from the coding sequence ATGGCTCGGACGGCGACGCGACGGCACCTGCCCGCGATAGCGTTCGCCACCCTCCTCTTGGTCACGTCGCTGCTGCCGCTGCCGAGCGGTGCCAGCGGACAGGTTCCGGCGCTGCTCGGCATCCAGCCGGACAAGTGGGTTCACGCGCTCAGCTACGGGGCGCTCACGGGGTTGCTCGCGTGGGGGCGGACCGCCCGAAAGGTCACCGTCGTCGCCGCGCTCGCGGGCGTCGCTATCGCCTACGGCGCAGGCATCGAACTCCTGCAAGGGTTGGTTCCCTCTCGGGGGACGAGCTGGCTCGACTTTCTCGCCAACGCGGTCGGCGCGGGCCTCGCGGGCGCGGCGTGGCTGTGGTACAGGCGGTGA
- a CDS encoding FAD-dependent oxidoreductase — MVRNDIDSDGGPAKASTSIWLDASSPTTYDQLERDLSVDTVVVGGGIAGIATATRLEAAGQSVALVERDRILTDTTGHTTAKLTSLHGLRYDHLLEHFGATEARQYAEANQAAIDEVEATVEARDIDCEFERTPAYTYATSRDSRGDVRDEVDAARRVGLPATYTESTPLPYDVEAAVRFDEQARFDPRKYLLALARDIPGDGSYVFENTKALDVEDGEPCRVRTEYGDLIADDVVMATNFPFVDRALYFSRLYPKRSYVVAARVRDDPVEGMYYHSEEPYFSVRPRPGGDESMVLVGGQNHQTGQGGSTEERYRALERQARERFDVESIEYRWSTQDYTSVDEVPFVGPHTPRSDHVYVATGFGGWGLTNGVAAGRLLSELVLGREPSWRDVYDPNRLQVGASMRAFLHYNADSMRHFVGDRLEPSPAERVESLGRGEGTVVRDGTTPVGVSRDADGELRAVSARCTHLGCLVEWNDGERSWDCPCHGSRFDCDGDVLDAPAVEELEAVDLGDLSIADDESAT, encoded by the coding sequence ATGGTACGAAACGACATCGACTCTGACGGCGGTCCGGCGAAGGCGTCGACATCCATCTGGCTCGATGCGTCGTCGCCGACGACCTACGACCAACTGGAGCGCGACCTCTCGGTCGACACCGTCGTCGTCGGCGGCGGTATCGCCGGTATCGCGACGGCGACGAGACTCGAAGCGGCCGGCCAGTCCGTCGCGCTCGTCGAACGGGATCGCATCCTGACCGACACGACCGGCCACACGACGGCGAAGCTCACCTCGCTGCACGGGTTGCGGTACGACCACTTACTCGAGCACTTCGGCGCGACGGAGGCCCGACAGTACGCCGAGGCGAATCAGGCGGCCATCGACGAGGTGGAGGCGACCGTCGAGGCCCGCGACATCGACTGCGAGTTCGAGCGAACGCCCGCCTACACCTACGCGACCTCGCGCGACAGTCGCGGGGACGTCCGCGACGAGGTCGACGCCGCGAGGCGGGTGGGACTCCCGGCCACCTACACGGAATCGACGCCGCTGCCCTACGACGTCGAGGCGGCCGTTCGCTTCGACGAGCAGGCCCGGTTCGACCCCCGGAAGTACCTGCTCGCCCTCGCCCGGGACATCCCGGGCGACGGGAGTTACGTCTTCGAGAACACGAAGGCACTCGACGTCGAGGACGGGGAGCCCTGCCGCGTTCGGACCGAGTACGGCGACCTGATCGCCGACGACGTGGTCATGGCGACCAACTTCCCGTTCGTCGACCGCGCGCTGTACTTCAGCCGCCTGTATCCGAAGCGCTCCTACGTCGTCGCGGCGCGGGTGCGCGACGACCCCGTCGAGGGGATGTACTACCACTCCGAAGAACCGTACTTCTCGGTTCGGCCCCGTCCGGGCGGCGACGAGTCGATGGTGCTCGTCGGCGGGCAGAACCACCAGACTGGGCAGGGCGGCAGTACCGAGGAGCGGTATCGGGCGCTCGAACGGCAGGCCCGCGAGCGCTTCGACGTCGAGTCGATCGAATACCGCTGGTCGACGCAGGACTACACCTCCGTCGACGAGGTGCCCTTCGTCGGCCCGCACACGCCCCGCTCGGACCACGTCTACGTCGCCACCGGCTTCGGCGGCTGGGGGCTGACCAACGGCGTCGCCGCCGGTCGCCTGCTCTCCGAACTCGTCCTCGGTCGGGAGCCGTCATGGCGGGACGTCTACGACCCGAACCGCCTGCAGGTGGGCGCGTCGATGCGGGCGTTCCTCCACTACAACGCCGACTCGATGCGGCACTTCGTCGGGGACCGCCTCGAACCGTCGCCGGCCGAGAGGGTCGAGTCGCTGGGCCGGGGCGAGGGGACCGTCGTCAGGGACGGCACGACGCCAGTGGGGGTCTCGCGGGACGCGGACGGCGAGCTACGCGCCGTCTCCGCTCGCTGCACTCACCTGGGCTGTCTCGTCGAGTGGAACGACGGGGAGCGGTCGTGGGACTGCCCGTGTCACGGCTCCCGCTTCGACTGCGACGGCGACGTGCTCGACGCGCCGGCCGTCGAGGAACTGGAGGCCGTCGACCTCGGCGACCTCTCGATCGCGGACGACGAGTCGGCCACCTGA
- a CDS encoding zinc ribbon domain-containing protein, protein MVGSRTVTALVGLLGSAVVTAALWWYFDSLLIFLFLPFVPFLFRGLGGESERELRECPQCGFQTEAAEFDYCPRDGTRLERRR, encoded by the coding sequence ATGGTCGGCTCACGAACCGTCACGGCGCTCGTCGGCCTCCTCGGTAGCGCAGTCGTCACCGCGGCGCTGTGGTGGTACTTCGACAGCCTGTTGATCTTCCTCTTTCTCCCGTTCGTCCCGTTCCTGTTTCGCGGGTTGGGCGGCGAGTCCGAACGCGAACTCCGGGAGTGCCCCCAATGCGGATTCCAGACCGAAGCCGCCGAGTTCGACTACTGCCCGCGGGACGGGACGCGACTGGAACGCCGGCGCTGA
- the trmY gene encoding tRNA (pseudouridine(54)-N(1))-methyltransferase TrmY codes for MRQFVVVGHDAPTAPEFSLDDLAGAAGRLDVLCRCVNSAFFLSHDIREDVRAHLVLADEYTVTFEGSDLRRLNPDERSTAALVRNALEEREEAIGHVPVETSPGVSLTRRGFEGTLEDAARDSTVVQLHEDGDPVVSVDPPANPLFVLSDHHDFTEDEAALLAERADERVSLGPKRLHADHAITVAHNYLDTDGFTDY; via the coding sequence ATGCGCCAGTTCGTCGTCGTCGGTCACGACGCCCCGACAGCGCCGGAGTTCTCGCTCGACGACCTCGCCGGGGCCGCAGGCCGTCTGGACGTGCTCTGTCGGTGTGTCAACAGCGCCTTCTTCCTGAGCCACGACATCCGGGAGGACGTCCGCGCCCACCTCGTGTTGGCCGACGAGTACACGGTCACGTTCGAGGGGAGCGACCTGCGCCGACTCAACCCCGACGAGCGGTCGACGGCCGCGCTCGTCCGGAACGCCCTCGAAGAGCGCGAGGAGGCCATCGGCCACGTCCCGGTCGAGACCTCGCCCGGCGTCTCGCTGACCCGCCGCGGGTTCGAGGGGACGCTGGAGGACGCGGCCCGCGACAGCACCGTCGTCCAACTGCACGAGGACGGCGACCCGGTCGTCTCCGTCGACCCGCCCGCGAATCCGCTGTTCGTCCTCTCCGATCATCACGACTTCACCGAGGACGAAGCCGCGTTGCTGGCCGAGCGAGCGGACGAGCGGGTTTCGCTGGGACCGAAGCGCCTCCACGCCGACCACGCGATCACCGTCGCGCACAACTACCTCGATACCGACGGGTTCACCGACTACTGA
- the tgtA gene encoding tRNA guanosine(15) transglycosylase TgtA, whose product MTNFEVRAYDAAGRLGELTVPRAGVTVETPTILPVVNPHVQTIEPSTLEAEFGAEILITNSYILHGSDDLRDPALDRGLHDLLDFSGAIMTDSGSFQLSEYGEIDVTTEEILRFQRDIGSDIGTPVDIPTPPDVEREQAEAELATTQERLERAVDADTGEMLVTAPVQGSTYPDLRERAARDAKSTGLDVFPLGAVVPLMNEYRYADLADVVAACKRGLGESGPVHLFGAGHPMMFAMAAALGCDLFDSAAYALYARDDRYLTVRGTEHLDDMEYFPCHCPVCTDHTPAELAGMAEKVRGELLARHNLHVTYGEIRTVRQAIRSGTLLELVDARARGHPTMLDGYRALLDHAEQLERTDRVSKGTFFHTSAESARRPEVLRHHERLDRFDIDADEVLLTEGGSNDRYDETWGVRPPFGPYPRELGDTYPLTAEVPDRTDRAAQEAAADGVARLVELHPDVSFTLVHDDWAATALERVPQRVRLRDLHARE is encoded by the coding sequence ATGACCAACTTCGAGGTCCGCGCCTACGACGCCGCGGGTCGGCTGGGCGAACTGACCGTCCCGCGGGCCGGCGTCACCGTCGAGACGCCGACCATCCTCCCCGTGGTGAACCCGCACGTCCAAACTATCGAGCCGTCGACGCTCGAAGCGGAGTTCGGCGCGGAGATCCTCATCACGAACAGCTACATCTTACACGGCTCCGACGATCTCCGCGACCCCGCGCTGGACCGCGGCCTCCACGACCTGCTGGATTTCTCGGGCGCGATCATGACCGACTCCGGCTCCTTCCAGCTCTCGGAGTACGGCGAGATCGACGTGACGACCGAGGAGATACTGCGGTTCCAACGCGATATCGGGAGCGACATCGGGACGCCCGTGGACATTCCGACGCCGCCGGACGTGGAGCGCGAACAGGCCGAAGCCGAACTGGCGACCACACAGGAACGGCTCGAACGAGCCGTCGACGCGGACACCGGCGAAATGCTCGTCACCGCGCCCGTCCAGGGGTCGACGTATCCCGACCTTCGCGAACGGGCCGCGAGAGACGCCAAGTCGACGGGACTGGACGTGTTCCCGCTCGGGGCAGTCGTCCCGCTGATGAACGAGTACCGCTACGCCGACCTCGCCGACGTCGTCGCCGCCTGCAAGCGCGGTCTCGGCGAGTCCGGGCCGGTCCACCTCTTCGGCGCGGGCCACCCCATGATGTTCGCGATGGCCGCCGCGCTGGGCTGTGACCTCTTCGACTCGGCGGCGTACGCGCTGTACGCTCGCGACGACCGCTACCTCACCGTGCGGGGCACCGAGCACCTCGACGACATGGAGTACTTCCCGTGTCACTGCCCGGTCTGTACCGACCACACGCCCGCGGAACTGGCCGGGATGGCCGAGAAGGTCCGCGGCGAACTGCTCGCTCGTCACAACCTCCACGTCACCTACGGCGAGATCCGGACCGTCCGACAGGCCATCCGCTCGGGGACGCTGCTGGAACTCGTCGACGCCCGCGCCCGCGGTCACCCGACGATGCTCGACGGCTACCGCGCGCTACTGGACCACGCCGAGCAACTCGAACGCACCGACCGCGTCTCGAAGGGGACGTTCTTCCACACCTCCGCCGAGAGCGCGCGCCGACCGGAAGTGTTGCGCCACCACGAGCGACTCGATCGCTTCGATATCGACGCCGACGAGGTGTTGCTGACCGAGGGCGGGTCGAACGACCGCTACGACGAGACGTGGGGCGTCCGGCCGCCGTTCGGTCCGTATCCGCGGGAACTCGGCGACACGTACCCGCTGACCGCCGAGGTCCCCGACCGGACAGACCGGGCGGCCCAGGAGGCCGCGGCCGATGGCGTCGCCCGACTCGTCGAGTTACACCCCGACGTGTCGTTCACGCTGGTCCACGACGACTGGGCGGCGACGGCGCTGGAGCGGGTCCCGCAGCGGGTTCGGCTTCGCGACCTGCACGCGAGAGAGTAG
- a CDS encoding MoaD/ThiS family protein → MRVTVYGQLRSATGEKTVSVDFEGGTVRDALSAFADEYRRAERQLFEGDDVAPSVRLAVDGEAVDPDDDCPPDAELAVHPPMRGG, encoded by the coding sequence ATGCGGGTCACTGTCTACGGCCAACTTCGAAGCGCCACGGGCGAGAAGACGGTGAGCGTCGACTTCGAGGGCGGGACGGTCCGCGACGCGCTGTCGGCGTTCGCCGACGAGTATCGGCGGGCCGAACGTCAGCTCTTCGAGGGCGACGACGTCGCGCCGAGCGTCCGTCTGGCCGTCGACGGGGAGGCGGTCGACCCCGACGACGACTGCCCGCCCGACGCCGAACTCGCCGTCCACCCGCCGATGCGGGGCGGGTGA
- a CDS encoding class I SAM-dependent methyltransferase, with amino-acid sequence MKKSLDEHADRFSDHAADYDESQNSPEYRACASLVVEHADPRPDDAVLDLGTGTGAIALGVAEAADSVVGRDISGGMLERAREKADAQGVENVEFGEGRFRDPNFDGPVDIVTSNFAMHHLGDDEKREAIDVIAGLEPRRIVLGDVMFFGEPNPEDPFYSPEVDDPATVGVLADAFTDAGYAVTAVEMVSDQVGVLVAERRD; translated from the coding sequence ATGAAGAAGTCCCTCGACGAACACGCCGACCGCTTCTCCGACCACGCCGCCGACTACGACGAGAGCCAGAACTCCCCGGAGTACCGTGCCTGTGCGAGCCTCGTCGTCGAACACGCCGACCCCCGCCCCGACGACGCGGTGCTGGACCTGGGAACCGGCACGGGCGCGATCGCCCTCGGCGTCGCCGAGGCCGCCGACTCGGTCGTCGGTCGGGACATTAGCGGGGGGATGCTCGAACGGGCCCGCGAGAAAGCCGACGCGCAGGGCGTCGAGAACGTCGAGTTCGGCGAGGGCCGGTTCCGCGACCCGAACTTCGACGGCCCGGTCGATATCGTCACCTCGAACTTCGCCATGCACCACCTGGGCGACGACGAGAAGCGCGAGGCCATCGACGTCATCGCCGGGCTGGAGCCGCGCCGAATCGTGCTGGGCGACGTGATGTTCTTCGGCGAACCGAACCCCGAGGACCCGTTCTACAGCCCCGAGGTCGACGACCCGGCGACGGTCGGGGTGCTCGCGGACGCCTTCACCGACGCCGGGTACGCCGTCACGGCCGTCGAGATGGTCTCCGATCAGGTCGGCGTACTGGTGGCCGAGCGACGAGACTGA
- the arcS gene encoding archaeosine synthase subunit alpha, producing the protein MTDYFEVHERDGAARLGELRLAESVTTPALVDGADATTPGDVHAVLADAGGLWAEAQEAPEGDDSQVTILPHRGLPAGTPDEVEDAFAGSYPDVDYPSAAVVSPRTATDHGSDAYVLSGAPGYVGHAAAFVDAVTTTRESTPADTALYLPGVATPRNVATLVYAGVDLVDPDRAVIRGTEGRYLTTDEAYFLEDLEEFPCSCPACQVPREEFTREDCVAHNVNALAAELRRVRRRIRDGRLRDYVEGQARQDNWLTATVRRLDQEYGYVEERTPLIRRAQLSAATEDAIRRVEIQRFAQRVTERYVPRFDDRPLVIVPCSARKPYSDSQSHKQYHDAVHWRAHMVSMTSPIGVVPQELELTYPAQHYDSVVTGRWSANEIEFVSRVLERYLEDADYPEIIAHVPGEGYRDICERVEDSLGLDFTYTVSDHPTTADSLGNLAAELEGWDTYRKSTREANTIRAVADYQFGEGAGDELFADIQTAGRYPQLRAEDEDGEQLATLAQQYGVLSFTTAGARRWAESDVPTKTVEIEPFVPHGSVLAPGIVDAGDDIRVGDDVVVRGDAAFGVGRAEMSGPEMQSSTRGIAVQMRHVEER; encoded by the coding sequence ATGACCGACTACTTCGAGGTCCACGAGCGCGACGGGGCCGCGCGACTGGGCGAGTTGCGCCTCGCCGAGTCCGTGACGACGCCGGCGCTGGTGGACGGCGCTGACGCGACGACTCCCGGCGACGTCCACGCCGTTCTCGCCGACGCGGGCGGGCTCTGGGCCGAGGCACAGGAGGCACCCGAGGGCGACGATTCGCAGGTGACGATACTCCCGCATCGAGGGCTACCGGCCGGGACGCCCGACGAGGTCGAGGACGCCTTCGCCGGTTCCTACCCCGACGTGGACTACCCGAGCGCCGCCGTCGTCTCGCCGCGAACCGCGACCGACCACGGCAGCGACGCCTACGTCCTCTCGGGCGCGCCGGGGTACGTCGGCCATGCAGCGGCGTTCGTCGACGCCGTGACGACCACGCGCGAGAGCACGCCCGCCGATACCGCGCTGTACCTCCCCGGCGTCGCCACGCCGCGCAACGTCGCCACGCTCGTCTACGCGGGCGTCGATCTGGTGGACCCGGACCGGGCCGTGATTCGCGGGACCGAGGGCCGCTACCTGACGACCGACGAGGCGTACTTCCTCGAAGACCTGGAGGAATTCCCTTGTTCGTGTCCCGCCTGTCAGGTGCCCCGCGAGGAGTTCACCCGCGAGGACTGCGTCGCCCACAACGTCAACGCGCTCGCGGCGGAACTCCGGCGGGTCCGTCGCCGGATTCGGGACGGCCGCCTGCGCGACTACGTCGAGGGACAGGCCCGCCAGGACAACTGGCTGACGGCGACGGTACGCCGACTCGACCAGGAGTACGGCTACGTCGAAGAGCGCACGCCCCTGATTCGGCGCGCGCAGCTCTCGGCGGCCACCGAGGACGCCATCCGGCGCGTCGAGATCCAGCGCTTCGCCCAGCGCGTCACCGAGCGCTACGTCCCGCGGTTCGACGACCGGCCGCTGGTCATCGTCCCCTGCTCGGCGCGCAAACCCTACAGCGACTCACAGAGCCACAAGCAGTACCACGACGCCGTCCACTGGCGCGCCCACATGGTCTCGATGACCTCGCCGATCGGCGTCGTCCCCCAGGAACTCGAACTCACCTACCCCGCCCAGCACTACGACTCCGTGGTGACGGGCCGCTGGAGCGCCAACGAGATCGAGTTCGTCTCCCGAGTGCTCGAACGCTACCTCGAAGACGCCGACTACCCCGAGATAATCGCCCACGTCCCCGGCGAGGGCTACCGCGACATCTGCGAACGCGTCGAGGACTCGCTCGGTCTCGACTTCACCTACACCGTCTCCGACCACCCAACGACGGCCGATTCGCTCGGGAACCTCGCGGCCGAACTCGAAGGGTGGGACACCTACCGGAAATCCACCCGCGAGGCCAACACCATCCGAGCGGTCGCCGACTATCAGTTCGGGGAGGGGGCCGGCGACGAGCTGTTCGCCGACATCCAGACCGCGGGGCGGTACCCGCAACTGCGAGCGGAAGACGAGGACGGCGAGCAACTGGCGACGCTGGCCCAACAGTACGGCGTCCTCTCGTTTACCACCGCTGGCGCTCGCCGCTGGGCCGAGAGCGACGTGCCGACCAAAACCGTCGAGATCGAACCGTTCGTCCCCCACGGCTCGGTGCTCGCGCCGGGCATCGTCGACGCCGGCGACGACATTCGCGTCGGCGACGACGTGGTGGTACGGGGCGACGCCGCCTTCGGCGTCGGCCGCGCGGAGATGAGCGGTCCCGAGATGCAGTCCTCGACGCGCGGCATCGCCGTCCAGATGCGCCACGTCGAGGAGCGGTAA